One window of Labeo rohita strain BAU-BD-2019 unplaced genomic scaffold, IGBB_LRoh.1.0 scaffold_439, whole genome shotgun sequence genomic DNA carries:
- the LOC127160723 gene encoding protein NLRC3 isoform X2, producing MEDRQKDASEMMQNSQKTPSPEPSCASLKSDRSLPHPPDLSDGAVTSDPRKMKKRSSSHDPSCVSLKSNRSLPHPPDLSDGAVTSDPSVNRDDQTRDPPQAVNDELQRVKEQHKTSMKIKYERLFEGNKLQKNETLLNRIYTQLYIIEGDSEGVNEEHEFVQMKKTGRTKHSQDTPIYCNDIFKSSPEPGCEEKDQIKTVLTKGIAGIGKTVSVQKFILDWAEGKDNQDVDFMFVLPFRELNLIRDHQYSLHRLLLDFHPELQDLDSKIYEECKVVFIFDGLDESRITLMFSDDQKVCDVTETSSVGVLMSNLMKGELLPSALIWITSRPAAANQIPSKYINRLTEIQGFNESQKEEYFRKRISDQHQASRIISHIRRARSLHIMCHIPVFCWISSTVLQKLLEEDVSAEIPQTLTEMYIHFLLIQINMRNQKYEERDPEKLLQSNREVIVKLAEVAFKQLMKGNVMFYEEDLIESGIDVTDASVYSGIFLRSLRRNL from the exons GAAGATGAAGAAGAGATCTTCATCTCATGatcccagctgtgtgtctctgAAGAGTAACAGATCATTGCCTCATCCTCCTGACCTCAGTGATGGAgcagtgacctctgaccccag TGTGAATAGAGATGATCAGACCAGAGATCCTCCACAAGCAGTGAATGATGAACTACAGAGAGTCAAAGAGCAGCACAAAACCAGCATGAAGATCAAGTATGAGAGATTATTTGAGGGAAACAAACTCCAGAAGAAtgaaaccctcctgaacaggatctacacacagctctacatcatagagggagacagtgaaggagtgaatgaagaacatgagTTTGTACAGATGAAGAAAACAGGCAGAACAAAACACTCACAAGACACTCCAATCtactgcaatgacatctttaaatCCTCACCTGAACCAGGATGTGAGGAGAAAGACCAAATCAAGACTGTTCTTACTAAAGGCATCGCTGGAATCGGAAAAaccgtctctgtgcagaagttcattctggACTGGGCCGAGGGAAAAGACAATCAGGAtgtagatttcatgtttgtgcttccATTTCGAGAGCTGAACTTGATCCGAGATCATCAGTACAGTCTTCACAGACTTCTGCTGGACTTTCATCCTGAACTTCAAGATCTGGACTCAAAGATTTATGAGGAGtgtaaagttgtgttcatctttgatggtctggatgaaagcagaatcacactgatgttttcagatgatcagaaagtttgtgatgtgactgagacttcatcagtgggtgtgttgatgtcaaacctcatgaaaggagagctgcttccctctgctctcatctggatcacctccagaccagcagcagccaatcagatcccctccaaatacatcaaccgtctgacagaaattcagggattcaatgagtctcagaaggaggaatatttcaggaagagaatcagtgaccagcatcaagccagcagaatcatctcacacatcagaagagcaagaagcctccacatcatgtgccacatccccgtcttctgctggatctcatccACTGTGCTTCAGAAGCTCCTGGAAGAAGATGTGAGTGCAGAAATCCctcaaactctgactgaaatgtacatccacttcctgctgattcagatcaacatgaggaatcagaagtatgaagagagagatccagagaaactcctgcagtccaacagagaagtgattgtgaaacttgctgaagtggctttcaaacagctgatgaagggcaaTGTGATGTTCTATGAGGAGGACCTGATTGAGAGCGGCATAGACGTCACTGACgcctcagtgtattctgggatttTCTTGAGATCTTTAAGGAGGAATCTGTGA
- the LOC127160723 gene encoding protein NLRC3 isoform X1 — protein sequence MEDRQKDASEMMQNSQKTPSPEPSCASLKSDRSLPHPPDLSDGAVTSDPRKMKKRSSSHDPSCVSLKSNRSLPHPPDLSDGAVTSDPSSVNRDDQTRDPPQAVNDELQRVKEQHKTSMKIKYERLFEGNKLQKNETLLNRIYTQLYIIEGDSEGVNEEHEFVQMKKTGRTKHSQDTPIYCNDIFKSSPEPGCEEKDQIKTVLTKGIAGIGKTVSVQKFILDWAEGKDNQDVDFMFVLPFRELNLIRDHQYSLHRLLLDFHPELQDLDSKIYEECKVVFIFDGLDESRITLMFSDDQKVCDVTETSSVGVLMSNLMKGELLPSALIWITSRPAAANQIPSKYINRLTEIQGFNESQKEEYFRKRISDQHQASRIISHIRRARSLHIMCHIPVFCWISSTVLQKLLEEDVSAEIPQTLTEMYIHFLLIQINMRNQKYEERDPEKLLQSNREVIVKLAEVAFKQLMKGNVMFYEEDLIESGIDVTDASVYSGIFLRSLRRNL from the exons GAAGATGAAGAAGAGATCTTCATCTCATGatcccagctgtgtgtctctgAAGAGTAACAGATCATTGCCTCATCCTCCTGACCTCAGTGATGGAgcagtgacctctgaccccag CAGTGTGAATAGAGATGATCAGACCAGAGATCCTCCACAAGCAGTGAATGATGAACTACAGAGAGTCAAAGAGCAGCACAAAACCAGCATGAAGATCAAGTATGAGAGATTATTTGAGGGAAACAAACTCCAGAAGAAtgaaaccctcctgaacaggatctacacacagctctacatcatagagggagacagtgaaggagtgaatgaagaacatgagTTTGTACAGATGAAGAAAACAGGCAGAACAAAACACTCACAAGACACTCCAATCtactgcaatgacatctttaaatCCTCACCTGAACCAGGATGTGAGGAGAAAGACCAAATCAAGACTGTTCTTACTAAAGGCATCGCTGGAATCGGAAAAaccgtctctgtgcagaagttcattctggACTGGGCCGAGGGAAAAGACAATCAGGAtgtagatttcatgtttgtgcttccATTTCGAGAGCTGAACTTGATCCGAGATCATCAGTACAGTCTTCACAGACTTCTGCTGGACTTTCATCCTGAACTTCAAGATCTGGACTCAAAGATTTATGAGGAGtgtaaagttgtgttcatctttgatggtctggatgaaagcagaatcacactgatgttttcagatgatcagaaagtttgtgatgtgactgagacttcatcagtgggtgtgttgatgtcaaacctcatgaaaggagagctgcttccctctgctctcatctggatcacctccagaccagcagcagccaatcagatcccctccaaatacatcaaccgtctgacagaaattcagggattcaatgagtctcagaaggaggaatatttcaggaagagaatcagtgaccagcatcaagccagcagaatcatctcacacatcagaagagcaagaagcctccacatcatgtgccacatccccgtcttctgctggatctcatccACTGTGCTTCAGAAGCTCCTGGAAGAAGATGTGAGTGCAGAAATCCctcaaactctgactgaaatgtacatccacttcctgctgattcagatcaacatgaggaatcagaagtatgaagagagagatccagagaaactcctgcagtccaacagagaagtgattgtgaaacttgctgaagtggctttcaaacagctgatgaagggcaaTGTGATGTTCTATGAGGAGGACCTGATTGAGAGCGGCATAGACGTCACTGACgcctcagtgtattctgggatttTCTTGAGATCTTTAAGGAGGAATCTGTGA